In Clostridium sporogenes, one genomic interval encodes:
- a CDS encoding phenylacetate--CoA ligase family protein — MKDLLKKSPYFIQKHLRNLYGIIPYEKRLGRAFNDTYNFLDRSEYWTKEQHEQYQVCKLKKLLKHSYNNVPYYKNLFNQCGFDVDKFKYLDDMQKIPFLTKDLVMENIESLKAQNFKNKDFIYASTGGTTGKQMKFYMQKHFSSGIEWAFMMKQWERIGFEYGKSKRIILRNQVLPKDKLWIWDKLQNALILDTYHLTDENIKKIIDKINEVKIPYIHTYPSAITIICEFIKRTGYGINYSLKGVLASSENIYSGQRELIEDTLKTRMYSWYGHSEMCILAGECEKSNKYHIFTEYGYTELIDENNNIISESQKIGELVGTGFNNYVMPFIRYRTADYGMYSKEQQCNCRRNYKLLDSVQGRWLQEMIVTAKGNKISITAINMHSDIFDNVFKFQFYQDTPGICTINIVKKDNYSDKDEKNIVKELSKKLSDDVKLKVNYVDNIEKTKSGKYRFLIQNIN, encoded by the coding sequence ATGAAGGATTTGCTTAAAAAATCACCATACTTTATTCAAAAACATTTAAGAAACTTATATGGAATAATTCCATATGAAAAAAGACTAGGTAGAGCATTTAATGACACGTATAACTTTTTGGATAGATCAGAATATTGGACTAAAGAGCAGCATGAACAATATCAAGTATGTAAATTGAAAAAGCTGTTAAAACACTCTTATAATAATGTACCTTATTATAAGAATTTGTTTAATCAATGTGGATTTGATGTTGATAAATTTAAATATTTAGATGATATGCAGAAGATTCCCTTTCTTACAAAAGATTTGGTAATGGAAAATATAGAGAGTTTAAAAGCACAAAATTTTAAAAATAAAGATTTTATATATGCATCTACAGGTGGAACCACAGGTAAACAAATGAAATTTTATATGCAAAAACATTTTTCGTCAGGTATAGAATGGGCATTTATGATGAAACAATGGGAAAGAATTGGCTTTGAATATGGAAAATCTAAAAGAATTATATTAAGAAATCAAGTTTTACCTAAGGATAAACTTTGGATTTGGGATAAATTGCAAAATGCATTAATATTAGATACCTACCATTTAACAGATGAAAATATTAAAAAAATAATAGATAAGATAAATGAAGTAAAAATACCTTATATTCATACTTATCCTTCAGCTATAACAATAATATGTGAGTTTATTAAAAGAACAGGATACGGAATTAATTATAGTTTAAAAGGAGTATTAGCAAGTTCAGAAAATATATATAGCGGACAGAGAGAATTAATCGAAGACACATTAAAAACCAGAATGTATAGTTGGTATGGACATAGTGAAATGTGTATATTGGCTGGTGAATGTGAAAAATCTAATAAATATCATATATTTACAGAGTATGGATATACAGAATTAATAGATGAAAATAATAATATAATTTCGGAAAGTCAAAAGATAGGCGAACTAGTAGGAACTGGTTTCAATAATTATGTTATGCCATTTATAAGATACAGGACAGCTGATTATGGAATGTACTCAAAGGAACAGCAGTGTAATTGTAGGAGAAATTATAAACTTTTAGATTCAGTGCAAGGTCGATGGCTTCAAGAGATGATAGTTACAGCCAAGGGCAACAAGATATCTATAACAGCTATAAATATGCATTCAGATATTTTTGACAATGTATTTAAATTTCAATTTTATCAAGATACGCCTGGAATTTGTACAATAAATATTGTGAAAAAAGATAACTATTCTGATAAAGATGAAAAGAATATAGTTAAGGAATTATCTAAGAAACTTAGTGATGATGTAAAGTTAAAAGTTAATTATGTAGATAACATTGAGAAAACTAAATCTGGGAAGTATAGATTTTTAATACAAAATATAAATTAA
- a CDS encoding glycosyltransferase family 4 protein — protein sequence MKIAIIGAYPPPYGGISVHIKRMKLYLENKNIDVTVYNDAKEYNNISQKVISIGSYKKFIFKVIFLKEDILHFHSIDKRIRILLGFYKIFNKKIILSLHGESMHDQIKTSNYLEKKLLNNSLKKIDYITCSNNKIKEYLVFFGVNENKIEVIPEYIKPFETKEDFESIPQNVWEFINNSNFLIAANGWIRFYNDEDLYGVDMLIDLVYELSKRNIQASLMFALLGAEIQSIEEKKYYCKLKNKIKELGIENNIFIFESKNKEFYPILKKSQLFIRPTNTDGNSVSVMEAMDLKIPCITSNACPRPEGVVIFKTRDMHDLIKKTMELIQNYEAYKEKSKYIKVEHNDEKLLAAYKKVAKN from the coding sequence ATGAAAATAGCGATCATAGGGGCATACCCCCCACCATATGGTGGTATATCCGTTCACATTAAAAGAATGAAATTATATCTAGAAAATAAAAATATAGATGTTACTGTTTATAATGATGCTAAAGAATATAATAATATATCACAAAAAGTAATATCTATAGGTTCTTATAAAAAGTTTATTTTTAAGGTGATTTTTTTAAAAGAAGATATTTTACATTTTCATTCCATAGATAAAAGGATTAGAATTTTATTAGGTTTTTATAAAATATTCAATAAAAAGATTATTTTATCATTACATGGAGAAAGTATGCATGACCAAATTAAAACGTCTAATTATTTAGAAAAGAAATTATTAAATAATAGCTTAAAAAAGATAGATTATATAACGTGTTCCAATAATAAAATTAAAGAGTATTTGGTATTTTTTGGTGTAAATGAAAATAAGATAGAAGTCATTCCCGAGTATATAAAGCCTTTTGAGACAAAAGAAGATTTTGAAAGTATCCCTCAGAATGTATGGGAATTTATTAATAATTCTAATTTTTTAATCGCTGCTAATGGATGGATTAGGTTTTATAATGATGAAGATTTATATGGAGTGGACATGCTTATTGACTTAGTATATGAGCTAAGTAAAAGAAATATACAAGCTAGTTTAATGTTTGCTTTATTAGGTGCAGAAATTCAAAGTATAGAAGAAAAAAAATATTATTGCAAATTAAAAAACAAGATAAAAGAATTGGGTATTGAAAATAATATATTTATATTTGAATCTAAAAATAAAGAATTTTATCCTATATTAAAAAAGAGTCAATTGTTTATAAGACCTACTAATACAGATGGAAATTCTGTTTCAGTAATGGAAGCAATGGATTTGAAAATACCATGTATAACTAGTAATGCATGTCCTAGACCCGAAGGTGTAGTTATTTTTAAAACAAGAGATATGCATGATTTAATTAAAAAAACTATGGAATTGATACAAAATTATGAAGCATATAAGGAAAAATCTAAGTATATTAAGGTAGAACATAATGATGAAAAGCTATTAGCGGCATATAAAAAGGTTGCAAAAAATTAG
- a CDS encoding DegT/DnrJ/EryC1/StrS family aminotransferase has protein sequence MHIFNSKIIKYYFKSDEQVRQTLKYSYDNIFIGENEAQVAYDYINNKYMLKDVEYDINIFKRGISKYIGADMNKIFMFYTAHSGIYFLLCQLKSIHPNKKYVIVPAFTCSVVVNAITAAELKPIFVDIELDTYGVSIDSLKNILDKDSKNILLVIIQHLFGLASRDYDQLLEICKSKNILTMSDAAQSLGTFYNNKSIGSEEDFCIFSMQASKSINTYTGGMLIINNKQYEFKDSYDLLSYPSNEDLQYILKAYYYQYLKKIKNKYTLPIFLKKHKNDFVSSLHPSEENNNKICDLQAHPLENNGIYIKKYPNTLAKIANVQLAKLEDNINLRLKHYYEFSNEYDEEIYIKKNSRPSLIRIPIIKDKTYKSNIIYENGYLVGNWFCYYFGSNKNAQYAATNLVNFLKIDNYY, from the coding sequence ATGCATATATTTAATTCAAAAATAATAAAATATTATTTCAAAAGTGATGAGCAAGTACGACAAACATTGAAGTATAGTTATGATAACATTTTTATAGGAGAAAATGAAGCGCAAGTCGCGTATGATTATATCAACAATAAGTATATGTTAAAGGATGTCGAATATGATATTAATATTTTTAAAAGAGGCATTAGTAAATATATAGGAGCAGATATGAATAAAATTTTTATGTTTTATACTGCACATTCAGGAATATATTTTTTATTATGTCAATTAAAGAGTATTCATCCTAATAAAAAGTATGTAATAGTCCCAGCATTTACATGTTCTGTAGTAGTTAATGCAATAACAGCAGCTGAATTAAAACCAATTTTTGTAGATATAGAATTGGATACATATGGAGTTAGTATTGACAGTTTAAAAAATATTTTAGATAAAGATAGTAAAAATATATTATTAGTAATAATTCAACATTTATTTGGACTTGCCTCACGGGATTATGATCAATTATTAGAAATATGTAAAAGTAAGAATATATTAACAATGTCAGATGCTGCACAGTCACTTGGAACTTTTTATAATAATAAGTCTATTGGAAGTGAGGAAGACTTTTGTATATTTAGTATGCAAGCTTCAAAATCTATAAATACATATACTGGAGGAATGTTAATAATTAATAATAAACAATATGAGTTTAAAGATAGTTATGATTTATTAAGTTATCCTTCTAATGAAGATTTACAGTATATTTTAAAAGCTTATTATTATCAATATTTAAAAAAGATTAAAAATAAATATACTTTGCCAATATTTTTAAAAAAACATAAAAATGATTTTGTTAGTTCATTACATCCTTCTGAAGAAAATAATAATAAAATTTGTGATTTGCAAGCACATCCACTAGAAAATAATGGCATTTATATAAAAAAGTATCCAAATACATTGGCCAAAATTGCCAATGTGCAATTAGCTAAATTAGAAGATAATATTAATCTAAGATTAAAACATTATTATGAATTTAGTAATGAATATGATGAAGAAATATATATTAAAAAAAATAGTAGACCATCATTAATAAGGATTCCTATTATTAAAGATAAGACATATAAAAGTAACATTATTTATGAAAATGGTTATCTAGTTGGTAATTGGTTTTGCTACTATTTTGGATCAAATAAAAATGCTCAGTATGCTGCGACAAATTTAGTTAATTTTTTAAAGATTGATAATTATTATTAG
- a CDS encoding acyltransferase, translating into MKVISKIDNKFRYYLNKIRCSAFGKNSYIDKSVKVFFYKGLYLGDFVSIYYNNFIMNENGKISFGNNSHIAPGGYVNCNNSNIIIGNDVAIGPQCCLIAYSNYYKETKTCLDIHTVISGDIKIGSNVFIGSNVTILPGVSIADNCVIGAGSVVNKDICTSGVYAGSPVVKIKDFNI; encoded by the coding sequence ATGAAAGTAATAAGTAAGATTGATAATAAATTTAGATATTACTTAAATAAAATAAGGTGCAGTGCCTTTGGGAAAAATTCCTACATAGATAAAAGTGTAAAAGTGTTTTTTTATAAGGGTTTATATTTAGGGGATTTTGTAAGCATATATTATAATAATTTTATAATGAATGAAAACGGAAAAATAAGCTTTGGTAATAATTCTCATATAGCTCCAGGAGGATATGTTAATTGTAACAATTCTAATATTATCATTGGGAACGATGTAGCAATTGGACCGCAGTGTTGTTTAATCGCTTATAGTAATTATTATAAAGAAACAAAAACTTGTCTTGATATTCATACGGTTATAAGCGGTGATATAAAAATTGGAAGCAATGTTTTTATTGGTTCAAATGTGACTATATTACCGGGGGTTTCAATTGCAGATAATTGTGTTATTGGAGCTGGAAGTGTAGTTAATAAGGATATTTGTACAAGTGGAGTATATGCAGGAAGCCCTGTAGTAAAAATTAAGGATTTCAATATTTAA
- a CDS encoding oligosaccharide flippase family protein, whose product MQLSIKNKIKSTLNTVSKIGFFHLFSANLILQIVGFGIQIFLTRILSVDDIGRIKVMQSFIGIATIIAGLGVNTAILKLCSEDIDNNQKKKLFINGIKFNFITSMIVLTICIICSFTKIYSSDNIINVALRYYSIIIPFNVLNDLGIVYLQSQKKIKDMSRVQIITKVISVLFIILFSILFSLNGFIFAYVLTGIISFIIFLFLFKDELKEFLKIPITKKYIKNIYNIGKYAFATNSIGQILAFVDVLFMNYLIKDNSAIGFFGTAQLIITGLMIIPTTFNQIIVPYVSGNCKSKSKVIEIYNGYYKKMISLMFAVIFISFFIIPIFIPIIFGSKYVNSISYFRILLVGLFFWTISATRGIILLGIGQVKYNFYVSLITACFNIVFNYVFILKFGASGAAYGTVLGFFVGSIVSKKIFYKAIDNKYI is encoded by the coding sequence ATGCAATTAAGTATAAAGAATAAGATAAAAAGTACATTAAATACGGTTTCTAAAATAGGATTTTTTCATTTGTTTTCAGCTAATCTAATATTACAAATAGTTGGTTTTGGTATTCAGATATTTTTAACTAGAATTTTATCTGTGGATGATATAGGTAGAATAAAGGTAATGCAGTCATTCATTGGCATTGCTACAATTATTGCAGGTTTAGGGGTAAATACAGCAATATTAAAGTTATGTTCTGAGGATATAGATAATAACCAAAAAAAGAAACTTTTTATAAATGGTATAAAATTTAATTTTATTACTTCTATGATAGTTTTAACTATTTGTATAATATGTTCATTTACCAAAATTTATTCTTCAGATAATATAATTAATGTGGCATTAAGATATTATTCTATTATTATTCCATTTAATGTTTTAAATGATCTAGGGATAGTTTATTTACAGTCACAAAAGAAAATAAAAGATATGTCCAGAGTTCAAATTATTACTAAGGTTATATCTGTTTTATTTATTATTTTATTTTCAATTTTATTTTCTTTAAATGGATTTATATTTGCGTATGTACTAACAGGAATTATAAGTTTTATTATTTTCTTATTCTTATTCAAAGATGAATTAAAAGAATTTTTAAAGATTCCAATTACTAAAAAATATATTAAAAATATATATAATATTGGTAAATACGCATTTGCTACAAATTCTATAGGTCAAATATTAGCTTTTGTTGATGTTTTATTTATGAATTATTTAATAAAAGATAATTCTGCAATAGGTTTTTTTGGAACAGCACAACTAATAATTACTGGATTAATGATAATTCCAACAACTTTTAATCAGATTATTGTTCCATATGTTTCTGGAAATTGTAAATCAAAAAGTAAAGTGATTGAAATTTATAATGGATATTATAAAAAAATGATAAGTTTAATGTTTGCTGTTATTTTTATTAGTTTTTTTATAATCCCTATTTTTATTCCAATAATTTTTGGAAGTAAATATGTAAATTCGATAAGTTATTTTAGAATATTGCTAGTTGGATTGTTCTTTTGGACTATAAGTGCCACTAGAGGTATAATTTTATTGGGGATAGGTCAAGTTAAATACAATTTCTATGTTTCTTTAATTACTGCTTGTTTTAATATAGTATTTAATTATGTGTTTATATTAAAATTTGGAGCAAGTGGAGCTGCATATGGAACGGTTTTAGGATTTTTTGTTGGAAGCATAGTAAGTAAAAAAATATTTTATAAAGCAATAGATAATAAATATATATAA
- a CDS encoding heparinase II/III domain-containing protein yields the protein MNIKNYVNKCRGLTLRELIIKVNKKAFAIIDDMIERHKDINNDSRHINERLKISYKYMNLDNCQMDKLSIAEYRYLIDKYLQHEFDLLGSGWVNVNYNSKPLGLEKNLYKSSLNINSFDKEGNWIKNILPEAYIEFSKNIWRKVDDDYIPIDWNLDFKSGYRYDSKAWYKNQPIGEQLGVDIKVPWELARMQYLPQMAIPAIILKDYREKILIEFKNIVLDFLSTNPPNIGCNWTCTMDVAIRISNILLAYDILKQLDENNILDYDFQNILSNATYEHGKFIINNLEWSKNGVIGNHYFSDIVGLLFVSSYLNRTEEVDAWLTFSVQEIISCVKNQFHEDGSNFEASTSYHRLSGELMVYSTALIYGILSTDKREVFKKYNSKLIKRLKMFREQEYNITDEQFFPKWYINKLFKSACFVKDLTKSNGRISQIGDNDNGRFIKLSPTGDFTTWKEICKKYYNLKNHIEKVNSSESYWDEDLLNHKTYIALVDGLFNHKDLSEFSNEYFLEKFFIESLSRGIKLKGDKDYKNIKLKFSAEKDLSIIKVTEINFKEYGLSNIKIEDIKILAYPDFGIYIFKSKEIHLTIMAGHNGQNGNGGHAHNDKLSFELNIRGKNLFVDPGTYLYTPLPKRRDQFRSIQAHNVPIANEEEQNTFINAFSMKNEAKCDILSYNNHSIKIYLNYRDIEMIREFIIFEDKLYIKDSCNKEFRVNINTKLYSNGYGKLLNNL from the coding sequence ATGAATATAAAAAACTATGTTAATAAGTGTAGAGGACTAACTCTAAGAGAATTAATAATAAAAGTTAATAAAAAAGCTTTTGCCATAATAGACGATATGATAGAAAGACATAAAGATATTAATAATGATAGTAGACATATAAATGAAAGATTAAAAATAAGTTATAAATACATGAATTTAGATAATTGCCAAATGGATAAATTAAGTATAGCAGAATATAGATATTTAATAGATAAATATCTACAACATGAATTTGACTTATTAGGAAGTGGATGGGTAAATGTAAATTATAACTCTAAACCATTAGGATTAGAAAAAAACTTATATAAATCCAGCTTAAATATTAATAGCTTTGATAAAGAAGGGAATTGGATTAAAAATATACTTCCAGAAGCTTATATAGAGTTTTCAAAAAACATATGGAGAAAAGTTGATGATGATTATATTCCTATTGACTGGAATTTGGACTTTAAAAGTGGATATAGATACGATTCTAAAGCATGGTATAAAAATCAACCAATAGGAGAACAATTAGGGGTAGACATAAAGGTGCCCTGGGAATTAGCTAGAATGCAATATTTGCCTCAAATGGCCATTCCAGCAATAATATTAAAAGATTATAGAGAAAAAATACTGATAGAGTTCAAGAATATAGTATTAGATTTTTTATCTACTAATCCTCCTAATATAGGTTGTAATTGGACATGCACTATGGATGTGGCCATAAGAATTTCTAATATATTATTAGCTTATGATATATTAAAACAACTAGATGAAAATAATATTTTAGACTATGATTTTCAAAATATATTATCTAATGCTACATATGAACATGGTAAATTTATAATTAATAATTTAGAATGGTCTAAAAATGGTGTTATAGGTAATCATTATTTTTCAGATATAGTAGGACTTTTATTTGTATCATCTTATCTTAATAGAACAGAAGAGGTAGATGCATGGCTTACTTTTTCTGTACAAGAAATTATTAGTTGTGTTAAAAATCAATTTCATGAAGATGGCAGTAATTTTGAAGCATCCACCAGTTATCATAGATTAAGTGGGGAGCTAATGGTATATTCTACGGCATTAATTTATGGTATATTAAGTACTGACAAAAGAGAAGTTTTTAAAAAATATAATAGTAAATTAATTAAAAGATTGAAAATGTTCAGGGAACAGGAATATAATATTACTGATGAACAATTTTTCCCTAAGTGGTATATAAATAAATTGTTTAAATCAGCTTGTTTTGTAAAAGATTTAACTAAATCTAATGGTAGAATATCACAAATAGGTGATAATGATAATGGTAGATTTATAAAACTCTCCCCAACAGGAGATTTTACTACATGGAAAGAAATATGTAAGAAGTACTATAATTTAAAAAATCATATTGAAAAAGTAAACAGTAGTGAAAGTTATTGGGATGAAGATTTATTAAATCATAAGACTTATATTGCTCTAGTAGATGGATTATTTAATCATAAGGATTTAAGTGAATTTTCTAATGAATATTTTTTAGAAAAATTTTTTATAGAAAGCTTATCAAGAGGAATTAAGTTAAAAGGTGATAAAGATTATAAAAATATAAAACTAAAATTTAGTGCAGAAAAAGATTTGTCAATTATTAAAGTTACAGAAATTAATTTTAAAGAATATGGTTTAAGTAATATAAAAATAGAGGATATAAAGATATTAGCTTATCCTGATTTTGGAATATATATTTTTAAATCAAAAGAAATACATTTAACCATAATGGCAGGACATAATGGGCAGAATGGTAATGGGGGACATGCTCATAATGATAAACTTTCTTTTGAATTAAATATAAGAGGGAAAAATTTATTTGTAGACCCAGGTACATATTTGTATACACCACTACCAAAGAGAAGAGACCAATTTAGAAGTATTCAAGCACATAATGTACCAATAGCAAATGAAGAAGAACAAAATACTTTTATAAATGCTTTTTCTATGAAAAATGAAGCTAAATGTGATATATTAAGTTATAACAATCATAGCATAAAAATATATTTAAACTATAGGGATATAGAAATGATTAGAGAATTTATTATATTTGAAGATAAGCTTTATATTAAAGATAGTTGCAATAAAGAATTTAGAGTAAATATAAATACTAAACTTTATTCTAATGGATATGGTAAATTATTAAATAATTTATAG
- a CDS encoding VanZ family protein has protein sequence MKKSKKLIYFIPSFIWMVTIFLFSNQQAESSNKNNFFIANVLRKGKITLFKHIDYNFLNFLIRKAAHITEYFILFMLLYLAFKKAFYKNPKIKASIITILYACTDEFHQLFIPGREGKVRDVLIDSIGVFIGLFIIYIFQVIRKHRKKE, from the coding sequence ATGAAAAAATCTAAAAAACTAATATACTTTATACCATCTTTCATCTGGATGGTTACCATCTTTCTTTTTTCAAATCAACAGGCAGAATCATCAAATAAAAATAATTTTTTTATAGCAAATGTGCTAAGAAAAGGAAAAATAACTTTGTTTAAACATATAGACTACAATTTTTTGAATTTTTTAATAAGAAAAGCAGCCCACATAACAGAATATTTTATACTGTTTATGCTTTTATATTTGGCTTTTAAAAAGGCTTTTTATAAAAATCCTAAAATAAAAGCATCTATTATAACTATTTTATATGCCTGTACTGATGAATTTCATCAATTATTTATTCCAGGAAGAGAAGGAAAGGTAAGAGATGTGCTTATAGATTCTATAGGCGTATTTATAGGACTATTTATAATTTATATATTTCAAGTTATAAGAAAACATAGGAAAAAGGAATAA
- a CDS encoding FUSC family protein, translating into MKSIGMRNIKTALAVTLSILISEFFKLDSPFYAAIAAVISMQNSVTGSYRVGKNRMLGTVTGALIGLTFSTISPNNPFLCGLGIVIIIYICNLLKWDKSISIACIVFIGIMINLTNKTPLYYSIHRTLDTFIGIIVAVLINMFIKPPAYEKQIIVGCKTIVKHFSKIPTEKIYFHHKVDIKKLKNQINNLENNFNAYKKEILKTKNLDEDYIGVLIKIFNQTYTHLSFIDAINNKCELNNKNYERFKNLYHLPEEPHKYDENDLNVVYNYHVSKIIYNLESLKKEYKESKLKLSK; encoded by the coding sequence ATGAAATCCATAGGTATGCGAAATATTAAAACTGCCCTAGCAGTTACTCTTTCTATATTAATATCGGAATTTTTTAAACTAGATTCTCCTTTTTATGCAGCCATTGCCGCAGTTATTTCTATGCAAAATTCTGTTACAGGTTCCTATAGGGTTGGAAAAAACAGAATGCTAGGTACTGTAACCGGTGCACTTATTGGTCTCACCTTTTCTACTATTTCACCAAACAACCCTTTTTTATGTGGACTAGGTATTGTAATTATAATTTATATATGCAATTTATTAAAATGGGATAAATCTATAAGCATTGCCTGTATAGTCTTTATAGGCATAATGATAAACCTTACAAATAAAACTCCTTTGTATTATAGTATCCATAGAACTTTAGATACTTTTATAGGTATTATAGTAGCGGTACTTATAAATATGTTTATAAAGCCCCCAGCCTATGAAAAACAAATAATAGTTGGATGTAAAACTATAGTAAAACATTTTTCAAAAATACCCACAGAAAAAATCTATTTTCATCATAAAGTAGATATAAAAAAGCTTAAAAATCAAATAAATAATTTAGAAAATAATTTTAATGCTTATAAAAAAGAAATATTAAAGACTAAAAATTTAGATGAAGATTATATAGGTGTTTTAATAAAAATATTTAATCAAACATATACTCATTTATCCTTTATTGATGCTATAAATAATAAATGTGAATTAAATAATAAAAATTATGAAAGATTTAAAAATTTATATCATTTACCAGAAGAACCTCATAAATATGATGAAAATGATTTAAATGTGGTATATAACTATCATGTGTCTAAAATAATATACAATTTAGAGAGCTTAAAGAAAGAATACAAAGAAAGCAAGTTAAAACTAAGTAAATAG
- the cls gene encoding cardiolipin synthase codes for MSFKNIFSLFFIINIIISIILIVIERKKPEKTIAWLLIFFIFPPLGLFLYIFLGRNWKKHKLHDTTNIEIEQLVLEAMGKVKNQEYHSLIELLSKNSESPLFRDNSIKIFKDGNEKFEYLKKELLKAKHHIHLEYYIVKSDNIGTEIKDILIKKAREGVEIRFIMDRVGSIGIKRSYIKELKENGIDVVQYSYFLAPFLRHINTQINYRNHRKIVVIDGKTGFIGGINIGDEYLGKGKLGYWRDTHLMVKGDFVMGLQAVFMDDFATIKAVNDEMFTYGDNFKVYFPKMHEYGGKVMQLVKSGPDSQFQSIMQTVFKMITLAKDHIYITTPYFVPNDSIMNAIKVASLSGVDVRILFPGRYDHLIVYYASRTYLEELIKYGVKIYFYDEKSFIHAKTIMVDSEICTVGTANMDIRSFELNYEINAVIYDEETTENLENIFFEDLNRSRRIYKEDFKNRSLRGRMLEGIARIFSALL; via the coding sequence GTGTCCTTTAAGAACATATTCTCTTTATTTTTTATTATAAATATAATTATATCTATAATATTAATAGTAATAGAGAGAAAGAAGCCAGAAAAGACTATAGCGTGGCTACTTATATTTTTTATATTTCCTCCTTTGGGATTATTTTTATATATTTTTTTAGGTCGAAATTGGAAAAAACATAAATTACATGATACTACTAATATAGAAATAGAGCAATTAGTACTTGAAGCTATGGGAAAAGTAAAAAATCAGGAATATCATTCTTTAATAGAACTATTGTCGAAAAATAGCGAATCTCCTTTATTCAGAGATAATAGTATAAAGATATTTAAAGATGGTAATGAAAAATTTGAATATCTAAAAAAAGAGCTTTTAAAAGCTAAACATCATATACATTTAGAATACTATATAGTAAAAAGCGATAATATAGGTACTGAAATAAAAGATATACTTATAAAAAAAGCAAGGGAAGGCGTAGAAATAAGGTTTATAATGGATAGGGTAGGATCTATAGGTATAAAAAGATCTTACATAAAAGAGCTTAAGGAGAATGGCATAGATGTGGTTCAATATTCCTATTTTTTAGCTCCCTTTTTAAGGCATATAAATACTCAAATAAACTATAGAAATCATAGAAAAATAGTAGTTATAGATGGTAAAACTGGATTTATAGGTGGTATAAATATAGGTGATGAATACTTAGGTAAAGGTAAATTAGGCTATTGGAGAGATACTCATCTTATGGTAAAGGGTGATTTTGTTATGGGGCTTCAGGCGGTGTTTATGGATGACTTTGCTACTATAAAGGCCGTAAATGATGAGATGTTTACTTATGGTGACAATTTTAAGGTCTATTTCCCTAAAATGCATGAGTATGGTGGAAAAGTTATGCAACTTGTAAAAAGTGGACCAGATTCGCAGTTTCAATCTATAATGCAAACAGTATTTAAGATGATAACTTTAGCTAAGGATCATATATATATTACCACACCATATTTTGTGCCTAATGATAGCATAATGAATGCTATAAAAGTAGCATCCTTAAGTGGGGTAGATGTAAGAATATTATTTCCTGGTAGATATGATCATCTAATAGTATATTATGCCTCTAGAACTTATTTAGAAGAACTTATAAAATATGGAGTTAAAATTTATTTTTATGATGAAAAATCCTTTATTCATGCGAAGACTATTATGGTAGATAGTGAAATTTGTACTGTAGGTACTGCTAATATGGATATAAGAAGTTTTGAATTAAACTATGAAATAAATGCAGTTATATATGATGAGGAAACCACAGAAAACTTAGAAAACATTTTTTTTGAAGATTTAAATCGTAGCAGAAGAATTTATAAAGAGGATTTTAAAAATAGATCTTTAAGGGGAAGAATGTTAGAAGGTATTGCTAGAATTTTTTCTGCCTTGCTATAG